In one Ornithinimicrobium pratense genomic region, the following are encoded:
- a CDS encoding ABC transporter ATP-binding protein, which yields MTPTLHETFQDDSARTWRAGGERPDAVPEELRPPAPGSVPLRERHRLLWARHALRRARAEDYVSTSMNPEHGLPVASPRTVVDYLGGLLRRRAVLVVVVVFANALAAAAGLAVPLLLGRLVDEVVEARGVPASGTVTTFVLVVTGVLTAQAVLTYLAKWLASVLGQGVLAEAREHVVRSVLRLPLGTVEAASTGDLVTRVTRDVGSMSRAVRWALPEFIIGIVTVLLTCVAMAVNSWALALPTLVTASLSMLQVRRYLQRAPAAYLLEGATYSQINSSLTETVEGLRTVEAHGLQERRRRAVARDIEVSAQAERYGLFLRNILFAVMDMAFSLPRVVTLALGAVLYTQDVVTLGQITAAMLYIETFYGPFDRLVGTIDELQVGIASTTRLLGIAEVPPDRTPGLAEPAGSDLVGQGLRYAYREGHDVLHDVDLVLEPGERLAVVGPSGSGKSTLGRLLSGIHAPRTGTVTVGGVELTALPLERLRTEVALVTQEHHVFRGSVRDNVELAREGAGEAEVWRALATVDAAPWVRALPRGLDTVLGSGHHTLTPAQAQQIALARLILADPHTLVLDEATSLIDPRTARHLEGSMSALLTGRTVVAIAHRLHTAHDADRIAVVQDGQIVELGSHEELLAAEGEYAALWGAWTS from the coding sequence ATGACCCCGACGCTGCACGAGACCTTCCAGGACGACTCCGCTCGCACCTGGCGCGCCGGCGGGGAGCGCCCCGACGCCGTCCCCGAGGAGCTGCGGCCTCCGGCGCCGGGCAGCGTGCCCCTACGCGAGCGACACCGGCTGCTCTGGGCCCGGCACGCGCTGCGCCGCGCCCGGGCAGAGGACTACGTCTCGACCTCGATGAACCCCGAGCACGGGCTCCCGGTCGCCTCCCCGCGCACCGTCGTGGACTACCTGGGCGGCTTGCTGCGCCGCCGCGCCGTCCTCGTCGTGGTGGTCGTCTTCGCCAATGCGCTCGCCGCGGCCGCAGGGCTCGCGGTGCCGCTGCTGCTCGGGCGGCTGGTCGACGAGGTAGTGGAGGCGCGCGGGGTGCCGGCCTCCGGCACCGTCACCACCTTCGTCCTCGTCGTCACCGGCGTGCTCACCGCCCAGGCTGTGCTGACCTACCTGGCCAAGTGGCTGGCCTCCGTGCTCGGCCAGGGCGTGCTCGCCGAGGCGCGCGAGCACGTCGTCCGCTCCGTCCTGCGGCTGCCTCTGGGCACGGTCGAGGCGGCCAGCACCGGCGATCTCGTCACGCGGGTCACCCGCGACGTCGGCTCGATGAGCCGCGCCGTGCGCTGGGCGTTGCCCGAGTTCATCATCGGCATCGTCACCGTGCTGCTGACCTGTGTCGCCATGGCCGTCAACTCCTGGGCGCTCGCGCTGCCCACGCTGGTGACCGCCTCGCTGTCGATGCTGCAGGTGCGCCGCTACCTGCAGCGCGCGCCGGCTGCCTATCTGCTCGAGGGAGCCACCTACTCGCAGATCAACAGCAGCCTCACCGAGACCGTCGAGGGACTGCGCACGGTCGAGGCGCACGGGCTGCAGGAGCGACGCCGCCGCGCGGTGGCACGCGACATCGAGGTTTCGGCGCAGGCCGAGCGCTACGGGCTGTTCCTGCGCAACATCCTCTTCGCGGTGATGGACATGGCGTTCTCGCTGCCGCGGGTCGTCACGCTTGCCCTGGGTGCGGTGCTCTACACCCAGGACGTTGTCACCCTCGGCCAGATCACCGCAGCCATGCTCTACATCGAGACCTTCTACGGGCCCTTCGACCGGCTGGTCGGCACCATCGACGAGCTGCAGGTCGGCATTGCCTCCACCACCCGGCTCCTCGGGATCGCGGAGGTCCCGCCGGACCGTACCCCTGGGCTCGCGGAGCCCGCCGGGTCCGACCTGGTCGGCCAGGGCCTGCGCTACGCCTACCGCGAGGGCCATGACGTGCTGCACGACGTCGACCTGGTCCTGGAGCCGGGGGAGCGGCTGGCCGTGGTCGGGCCGTCGGGCTCCGGCAAGTCCACGCTGGGCCGCCTGCTCTCCGGCATCCACGCCCCACGCACCGGCACGGTGACCGTCGGCGGCGTCGAGCTCACGGCGCTCCCGTTGGAGCGGCTGCGGACCGAAGTCGCGCTAGTGACCCAGGAGCACCACGTCTTCCGGGGCAGCGTGCGAGACAACGTCGAGCTGGCGCGGGAGGGCGCGGGTGAGGCCGAGGTATGGCGTGCCCTGGCGACGGTGGACGCCGCACCGTGGGTGCGGGCCCTGCCGCGGGGTCTGGACACCGTCCTGGGCTCGGGCCACCACACCCTGACGCCGGCGCAGGCCCAGCAGATCGCCCTGGCCCGGCTGATCCTGGCCGACCCCCACACCCTGGTGCTGGACGAGGCGACCTCGCTCATCGACCCCCGCACGGCCCGTCACCTGGAGGGGTCGATGAGCGCCCTGCTCACTGGGCGCACCGTCGTGGCAATCGCCCACCGGCTGCATACCGCGCACGACGCGGACCGGATCGCCGTGGTTCAGGACGGGCAGATCGTGGAGCTGGGCAGCCACGAGGAGCTCCTCGCCGCGGAGGGTGAGTACGCCGCGCTGTGGGGGGCCTGGACCAGCTGA
- a CDS encoding ABC transporter transmembrane domain-containing protein, translated as MRDFPPTITAWTQGSSSVPDTRSPLRFLVGLLAQQWGLVVAGCVVSLLWMLPSALTPWVLGRAIDEGIVPHDGGRTWLWAGVLLLITIVGAASGVFYHTVVVRSWLIAAYGQTGLVTNKAVRLGHVLPRRAPTGEVLSVNGSDGEQFGHFVEIFSRLVGNLVAYAVVAVIVLSISVPLGLVVLLVAPLLVAVSGVLLRPMSAAQTRQRSRDSELTSMATDIVAGLRILRGIGGERIFGDNYARQSQRVRRAGVQAGGWAAFVEAVGVLLSGLFVVALLAMGVDRVRTGELQVGQLVTFLGYALFLVQPIRVVFVSFQQITQSFVSARKTIGVLGTPDPWPERPPLGDRELVGLAEGELIDEASGLRVRPGRLTMVVSAVPDDSAALADRLGRYLPAGDGGEGGDGAGDEDDEVTGRAARKALAARIATRAALAAQDSAQAQGRWGVTLSGTDLADLPLAQTRALVLVSDSVAQVFAGTLQEAVDPHGRLTRQQAEAALHAAAAEDVYDIVPGGWQGRLDERGRGLSGGQRQRLVLARALASDAPVLVLVEPTSAVDAHTEARIAQRLPVHREGRTTVVMSASPLLLHHADDVALLEDGRVVATGTHEELVTRHAGYRSVVLRGDAVEDEPALSVQSGAPGPGHQDPDPRPIPAPEPRERLHTEEVTR; from the coding sequence ATGCGCGACTTCCCACCCACCATCACCGCCTGGACCCAAGGCTCCTCGAGCGTGCCCGACACCCGGTCCCCGCTGCGTTTCCTGGTCGGGCTGCTTGCCCAGCAGTGGGGTCTGGTGGTGGCTGGCTGTGTGGTGAGCCTGCTGTGGATGCTGCCGTCCGCACTGACCCCGTGGGTGCTCGGCCGGGCGATTGACGAGGGGATCGTGCCCCACGACGGCGGCCGGACCTGGCTCTGGGCCGGCGTGCTGCTCCTCATCACCATCGTCGGCGCCGCCAGCGGGGTGTTCTACCACACGGTGGTCGTCCGCTCCTGGCTCATCGCGGCGTACGGTCAGACCGGGCTGGTGACGAACAAGGCGGTGCGCCTGGGCCACGTGCTGCCGCGCCGTGCCCCCACGGGGGAGGTGCTGTCGGTCAACGGCAGCGACGGCGAGCAGTTCGGCCACTTCGTCGAGATCTTCTCCCGGCTGGTCGGCAACCTCGTCGCGTATGCCGTGGTCGCGGTCATCGTGCTGTCCATCTCGGTCCCGCTCGGGCTGGTCGTGCTGCTGGTGGCCCCGCTGCTGGTGGCGGTCTCCGGCGTCCTGCTGCGGCCCATGTCGGCCGCCCAGACCCGGCAACGTTCCCGGGACTCCGAGCTCACCTCGATGGCCACCGACATCGTCGCGGGCCTGCGGATCCTGCGCGGCATCGGCGGGGAGCGGATCTTCGGCGACAACTACGCCCGGCAGTCCCAGCGGGTGCGCCGGGCCGGGGTCCAGGCCGGTGGCTGGGCCGCCTTCGTCGAGGCCGTCGGCGTGCTCCTCTCCGGCTTGTTCGTGGTAGCCCTGCTGGCGATGGGGGTGGACCGGGTCCGGACCGGGGAGCTGCAGGTGGGCCAGCTGGTCACCTTCCTGGGCTACGCCCTGTTCCTGGTCCAGCCGATCCGCGTCGTCTTCGTCTCCTTTCAGCAGATCACCCAGTCCTTCGTCTCCGCCCGCAAGACGATCGGCGTCCTGGGCACCCCCGACCCTTGGCCGGAGCGGCCACCGCTGGGCGACCGGGAGCTGGTCGGGCTCGCCGAGGGCGAGCTCATTGACGAGGCCTCCGGGCTGCGGGTGCGCCCCGGCCGGCTGACCATGGTGGTCAGCGCCGTGCCCGACGACAGCGCTGCCCTCGCCGACCGCCTCGGTCGCTACCTGCCCGCTGGCGACGGCGGGGAGGGTGGGGACGGCGCCGGTGACGAGGACGACGAGGTGACCGGGCGCGCTGCGCGCAAGGCCCTGGCGGCGCGGATCGCCACCCGGGCGGCGTTGGCCGCGCAGGACTCGGCCCAGGCCCAGGGACGCTGGGGCGTGACCCTGTCCGGCACCGACCTGGCCGACCTGCCGCTGGCACAGACGCGCGCACTGGTCCTGGTCAGCGATAGCGTCGCGCAGGTCTTCGCCGGCACCCTGCAGGAGGCCGTCGACCCGCATGGGCGCCTCACCCGGCAACAGGCCGAGGCCGCGCTGCACGCCGCCGCGGCCGAGGACGTCTACGACATCGTGCCCGGCGGCTGGCAGGGCCGGCTCGACGAGCGCGGCCGCGGCCTGTCCGGGGGCCAACGGCAGCGTCTGGTGCTCGCCCGGGCGCTCGCCTCGGATGCGCCGGTCCTGGTCCTGGTCGAGCCCACCTCTGCCGTGGACGCTCACACCGAGGCCCGGATCGCCCAGCGCCTGCCCGTCCATCGGGAAGGCCGGACGACGGTGGTGATGAGCGCCTCACCGCTGCTGCTGCACCACGCCGACGACGTCGCCCTGCTCGAGGACGGACGCGTCGTGGCGACCGGCACCCACGAGGAGCTCGTCACCCGCCACGCGGGCTACCGGTCGGTCGTGCTGCGCGGTGATGCGGTCGAGGACGAGCCAGCCCTGTCTGTCCAGTCCGGCGCGCCTGGGCCCGGGCACCAGGACCCCGACCCGCGCCCCATACCCGCACCCGAACCCAGAGAGCGGCTGCACACCGAGGAGGTGACCCGATGA
- a CDS encoding carboxyl transferase domain-containing protein, with the protein MTEPRHPDESTPLELDADYITGDGGLTREMLDRRPVRPRTVNSLYETRPKLNATQAVTSFVDKVELQERYGHLRVVDDLVGLQRRVGDRIERYKDKLLNAEAKSGTTESAKFGIGHFAGERAVVYVVDWAFFAGSLGEVAGEKFVQAAELAEREKLPLVSMGASSGVRQHENVLGLIQMQRMAAAANKFQHTTNRPHISVLAGQVWGGMSASAVPAADLIIALEGTDYGFAGARVIETFEGKAVPKGMQSAEANYLDRNVDVLVKGVDELIELLGRVLAAGRGNGRIVSGQPPHADRAGQPERELTRGPEGFSPALWDRQQVEQTLLLARDRRDRGVEVHRDALMARYNEIAAGSGRLDTEFFLRHVFDSAVPFYNHVQFEDEKKYPNIIAALGILGGHTFMVIGDQPSYRISSGYVGKAPANPSPEDFEYAVRMMEAAERWQLPIVFFTDTLGALPTMAAERRGQSRAIAQSIKKAASHPYPTVSVISGAMGSGGGLATTPFGRETIMLDSALGFVSEPRSTATILYAEANPSVEQVGMTLETMKASAEDLKAQGLVDTIVEDDDSPFVTAQSLRRAIVEGYNQQQGLSPRRLRQKADERLRPRTLGRLATEQPVAITDLAPAEELSTD; encoded by the coding sequence GGACAAGGTCGAGCTGCAGGAGCGCTACGGCCACCTGCGCGTGGTCGATGACCTGGTCGGGCTGCAGCGGCGGGTCGGGGACCGGATCGAGCGCTACAAGGACAAGCTGCTCAATGCTGAGGCCAAGTCGGGGACCACCGAGTCGGCCAAGTTCGGCATCGGGCACTTCGCCGGCGAGCGGGCGGTCGTGTATGTCGTGGACTGGGCCTTCTTCGCCGGCTCGCTCGGGGAGGTGGCCGGGGAGAAGTTCGTCCAGGCCGCGGAGTTGGCCGAGCGGGAGAAGCTGCCGCTGGTGAGCATGGGCGCCTCCTCGGGGGTGCGCCAGCACGAGAACGTGCTCGGCCTGATCCAGATGCAGCGGATGGCAGCCGCGGCCAACAAGTTCCAGCACACCACCAACCGCCCCCACATCTCCGTGCTTGCCGGTCAGGTCTGGGGCGGCATGTCGGCCAGCGCGGTCCCGGCAGCCGACCTGATCATCGCCCTGGAGGGCACGGACTACGGCTTCGCCGGGGCGCGGGTCATCGAGACTTTCGAGGGCAAAGCCGTGCCCAAGGGGATGCAGTCGGCCGAGGCCAACTATCTCGACCGCAACGTAGACGTGCTGGTGAAGGGGGTGGATGAGCTGATCGAGCTGCTCGGCCGGGTCCTCGCCGCAGGCCGGGGCAACGGCCGGATCGTGTCGGGTCAGCCTCCGCACGCAGACCGGGCAGGGCAGCCCGAGCGTGAGCTCACGCGCGGGCCGGAGGGCTTCTCCCCCGCCCTATGGGACCGCCAGCAGGTCGAGCAGACCCTCCTGCTGGCGAGGGACCGGCGCGACCGGGGGGTCGAGGTGCACCGGGACGCCCTGATGGCCCGCTACAACGAGATTGCGGCCGGCTCCGGGCGCCTCGACACCGAGTTCTTCCTCCGGCACGTCTTCGACTCCGCGGTGCCCTTCTACAACCACGTGCAGTTCGAGGACGAGAAGAAGTACCCCAACATCATCGCGGCCCTGGGCATCCTCGGCGGGCACACCTTCATGGTCATCGGCGACCAGCCCTCCTACCGCATCTCCTCCGGCTACGTCGGCAAGGCCCCGGCCAATCCCTCGCCCGAGGACTTCGAGTACGCCGTGCGCATGATGGAGGCGGCCGAGCGGTGGCAGCTGCCGATCGTCTTCTTCACCGACACCCTGGGGGCGCTGCCCACGATGGCCGCCGAGCGCCGCGGCCAGTCCCGCGCCATCGCGCAGAGCATCAAGAAGGCGGCCTCACACCCCTACCCCACGGTCTCGGTGATCTCGGGGGCCATGGGCTCCGGCGGTGGCCTGGCCACCACGCCGTTCGGGCGCGAGACGATCATGCTGGACTCGGCGCTCGGCTTCGTCTCCGAGCCGCGCTCCACGGCCACGATCCTGTATGCCGAGGCCAACCCCAGCGTCGAGCAGGTCGGGATGACCTTGGAGACGATGAAGGCCTCCGCCGAGGACCTCAAGGCCCAGGGTCTGGTTGACACCATCGTCGAGGACGACGACAGCCCGTTCGTCACCGCGCAGTCCCTGCGGCGGGCGATCGTCGAGGGCTACAACCAGCAGCAGGGCCTGTCCCCGCGTCGGCTGCGCCAGAAGGCCGACGAGCGGCTGCGGCCCCGGACCCTGGGCCGGCTGGCCACCGAGCAGCCGGTGGCCATCACCGACCTGGCCCCGGCCGAGGAGCTGTCCACCGACTGA